A stretch of Usitatibacter palustris DNA encodes these proteins:
- a CDS encoding DUF2304 domain-containing protein — protein sequence MSSFHIPVLFVGLVLALGILYLLRRDHLYIRQGVFWIAIALLSLVFGFAPYLIDVLGGLFGIAYPPTLLFLVAIIVLIVKALFADIALTKMRRDMRRINQRMALLESGHQDAAKSDDSKN from the coding sequence ATGAGCTCCTTCCACATACCCGTCCTGTTCGTCGGCCTCGTCCTGGCTCTGGGCATCCTCTACCTGCTGCGCAGGGACCACCTGTACATCCGGCAGGGCGTGTTCTGGATCGCGATCGCGTTGCTGTCGCTCGTGTTCGGCTTCGCGCCCTACCTGATCGACGTGCTCGGCGGGCTCTTCGGGATCGCCTACCCGCCCACGCTGCTCTTCCTCGTGGCCATCATCGTGCTCATCGTGAAGGCCCTGTTCGCCGACATCGCGCTCACCAAGATGCGTCGCGACATGCGGCGCATCAACCAGCGCATGGCCCTGCTCGAATCCGGCCACCAGGACGCCGCGAAGTCCGACGATTCGAAGAACTAA